A window of Natrinema salaciae genomic DNA:
ATAGCCATCCATCTCGATTGGGTGGTCCGAATCGGTACACAGCGGAGCCGACGATCCGACGTCGGCTCCCCGGTGCCCACAGGCTGGATCTCGACCGAATGGACACACCGGTAGAGAAGGGAATCGCTTTCCCGCTCCGCTCGAACGATCACACATGGAGTACGTCCCTCGAGAGCGTGTGCGCCTTCTCACCGGGGTATTGAGCGTCGTGTCGCTGGCGGTCGTCTTCGCGGCCGCCGGTGGGCGGATTCCGTCCTCGAGCGTGCCGGCGGCTCCCGAGTGGGTTCTCGAGACGATTCCGCTCGTCAACGCCCTGATCAGCGCGGCGGCGATCGGGACGATTACGGTCGGCTGGCGGGCGATCCGTCGCGGCGATATCGAGCGCCACCGCGTCGCGATGGTGACGTCCTTCGGGCTGTTCGTGAGTTTCCTCGCGCTCTATCTCTACCGGCTGACGGTGACCGGCGGTCCGCAGCCGTTCCCGGGCCCGGACTCGGTCTACCAGTTCGTCTACCTGCCGCTGCTGGCGATCCACATCCTCCTCGCGATCGTCTGTATCCCGCTGCTCTACTACGTCCTGTTGCTCGCGCTCTCCCGTCCGATCGCGGAGCTACGGAAGACGGCCCACGCTCGCGTCGGTCGAATCGCGGCGGCGCTGTGGCTGATCTCGTTCTCGCTCGGTATCGTCGTGTTCGTCCTGTTGCACGTCGTGTACTGATCGGGCTCGGGTCGCGGTTCCGTTCGGCGCGACTCAGTCCAGAATGTCGCCGATACGGCGGGGTTCGCCCTGCAGGTTCGGCTGTTCGGCGACGATCTGCAACACCTCGTGGTCGGTTACGTCGTAGTAGGATTTTTCGGTCGCGTCCTCGATGAGATCCTGCTCGAGTCGAAATTCGGTGCCTTCGTAGACGACGTCGACGCCGTCGTCGTCGAACGCGAGCGTAGTCATGGCCGGACGTACGCAGCGGGAGAGTAAAAGCGAGGCGACTGCGGTCGATCGGGCCGCGACGGCGAGGACGCCGTCGACGGAGCGGACGAGCGTCAGACGAACGACTGACGACGCGCGAGGTTTATTAGGCGGTGCTCCCTTTGGATGCGAGTGTGGCCTTCAGTAGGGACCCGCTCGACGAACTCGTCGTTCCCGACGGAACGGAAGCCCAGGAACGCGACCTCGTGACTGACGGGGACGTCCTCGTGGGTAGTCGCTCGACCGTCGAGTTCGGCGTCCGCGGCCGAAACGTGCTGGCCGGCGAAGGGGCCGAGTTCGGCGGCGCGATCGAGGCGGACGGCGACTGTCGGCTCGACATGTGGTGCGACGTCGCCGAGAACGTGCTGGTCGGGCAGGACGCATACATCGGCGAACGCGTCCACATCGGCGGCAAACTGAAAGTCGCGGGCGACCTCGATATCGGCGACGACGTCGAGATCGAGGAGGGGTTCGAGGCCAACGGGTGGATCGTCATCCGCAACCCGATGCCGACGATCGTCTTCCTCTTCGTGTACCTCAAACACCTCCTGCTGATCGGCGAGGAAGACACCGCCCAGCGGCTCATCTCCGAACTCGTCGACGAGGAGGACGGCGAACCCGAGGCCGACCCGCTCGTCATCCCCCGAAACGCGACCGTGGGCGACGACGCCTGGCGCGTCTCGACACCCGCGACGATCGGCAACGAGTGCCGACTCCACGGCAACGTCCGCGCGGAAACGGTCGACGTCGGGACGAACTGCAACGTCTTCGGCAGCCTTCGTGCTCGCGGCGACGTCACCGTCGGCGACGGCACCCGCATCCACGGCGACGTGACCACGCGCGACGGCGACGTCGTCATCGAGGGCGAGGCCCGCGTCCTCGGCGACGTCTCCTGTGGGGACCTCGCGCTCGGCCCCGACGCCGAGGTCGACGGCACGATCCGGGCCGACGGCGAAATCACGATGCGGACGACCGAACGCGAGCGCGAGTAACCCGCTTCTCGCAGTGCGCTACTCGACCCTCGAGCGGCGGGTCGATCTCGGTGGGCGATTCGGCGGTCTCGGGACGTTCGTCGGCGGGGCGGGCGTCTCGGGTCGGTTCGTCCGTACTGGACGATATCGATCCGTCCGGCGAGTAGCACCGCTGCGAGCGGCGAATTCTCTCGGTGATCGCGACCCCTATTCTTAATACTGATAATTACGATAGGGGGAGACAGGCATGCTATTGATAAGCACACAACGGCGACGGAGGGATCCATGCGATCGATCGCGCTGACGAAAGGCGTCCCGGACTTCTCGGAGGGGGCCGTCTCGTTCGACGAGGACGGACACCTGGAGCGAGGGAAGACGCCGACGGTGATGAATCCGAACGACGAGTCCGCGCTGCAGGCCGCGCTCCAGACCAGGGTACGCCACGGCGGCCACGTCAGCGGAATGAGCATGGGCCCGCCGGGATACGCCGACGTCCTGCAGGGGGCGATGGAATCGGTCTACACCGACGACAGCTATTTGCTCTCGGACCGGGAACTGGCCGCCTCCGACACGTGGGCGACGGCCATCACGTTGAGCGCCGGCCTCGAGACGTACCAGGAGAACGTCGCAGAGATCGACCTCGTCTTCGCGGGGTTCAAGACGGCCGACGGCGAGACCGGCCAGACCGGGCCGCAGACGTGCTGGGCGATGGACTGGCCGATCGTCACCCACGTGATCGCGCTCGATATCGACCCGGACGAGCGGACCCTTCGCGCGAAACGACTCGTCGAGGGCGACATCGACGAGGTCGAGACGGTCGAAGCGCCCCTGCCCTGTTTCGTCGTCACCGATCCCGAGTTCGAGCCGACCTATCGGACAGCGTCCCACCGGCTGACGCACAAGCGACTCCGGGCCGAAACCGAGGAGCGCGCGGCGAATCACGACGACCACCTGACGACGTGGGATCACGCCGATCT
This region includes:
- a CDS encoding DUF420 domain-containing protein yields the protein MEYVPRERVRLLTGVLSVVSLAVVFAAAGGRIPSSSVPAAPEWVLETIPLVNALISAAAIGTITVGWRAIRRGDIERHRVAMVTSFGLFVSFLALYLYRLTVTGGPQPFPGPDSVYQFVYLPLLAIHILLAIVCIPLLYYVLLLALSRPIAELRKTAHARVGRIAAALWLISFSLGIVVFVLLHVVY
- a CDS encoding DUF5800 family protein — its product is MTTLAFDDDGVDVVYEGTEFRLEQDLIEDATEKSYYDVTDHEVLQIVAEQPNLQGEPRRIGDILD
- a CDS encoding polymer-forming cytoskeletal protein — protein: MAFSRDPLDELVVPDGTEAQERDLVTDGDVLVGSRSTVEFGVRGRNVLAGEGAEFGGAIEADGDCRLDMWCDVAENVLVGQDAYIGERVHIGGKLKVAGDLDIGDDVEIEEGFEANGWIVIRNPMPTIVFLFVYLKHLLLIGEEDTAQRLISELVDEEDGEPEADPLVIPRNATVGDDAWRVSTPATIGNECRLHGNVRAETVDVGTNCNVFGSLRARGDVTVGDGTRIHGDVTTRDGDVVIEGEARVLGDVSCGDLALGPDAEVDGTIRADGEITMRTTERERE
- a CDS encoding electron transfer flavoprotein subunit beta/FixA family protein, whose protein sequence is MRSIALTKGVPDFSEGAVSFDEDGHLERGKTPTVMNPNDESALQAALQTRVRHGGHVSGMSMGPPGYADVLQGAMESVYTDDSYLLSDRELAASDTWATAITLSAGLETYQENVAEIDLVFAGFKTADGETGQTGPQTCWAMDWPIVTHVIALDIDPDERTLRAKRLVEGDIDEVETVEAPLPCFVVTDPEFEPTYRTASHRLTHKRLRAETEERAANHDDHLTTWDHADLNLDPDYIGLDGSPTIVSSVDPIPKAPSEREATMIDPDEDDMGDVLEEMHPFAAGAGD